Proteins encoded together in one Anaerotignum propionicum DSM 1682 window:
- the spoVAE gene encoding stage V sporulation protein AE: protein MIAFLKAFLVGGLICVIGQILIDKTKLTSGRILVMYVCIGCILGGLGFYQPIEEFGGAGATVPLTGFGFRLAEGVMKEVDSAGILGILTGGLKAAAGGITAAVVSAFIVALVANPKEK from the coding sequence ATGATTGCCTTTTTAAAAGCATTTCTAGTGGGAGGATTGATTTGTGTAATCGGTCAGATTCTAATTGATAAGACAAAATTAACTTCCGGTAGAATTTTGGTTATGTATGTTTGTATTGGCTGTATTCTTGGGGGTTTGGGGTTTTATCAGCCTATAGAGGAGTTTGGTGGTGCAGGAGCCACAGTTCCTTTAACAGGTTTTGGATTTCGATTAGCTGAAGGTGTTATGAAAGAGGTGGATTCTGCGGGAATTCTCGGCATTCTTACAGGGGGCTTGAAAGCCGCCGCAGGAGGGATAACGGCAGCAGTGGTATCAGCCTTTATAGTTGCTTTGGTTGCAAATCCAAAAGAAAAGTGA
- a CDS encoding YebC/PmpR family DNA-binding transcriptional regulator yields the protein MSGHSKFANIKHKKEKNDAAKGKIFTMLGREIQVAVKSGGPDPLSNGKLRDIIAKCKSNNMPNDTIDRSIKKAAGNEEGVEYETIRYEGYGPAGVAVIVETLTENRNRAAANVRNAFTKGGGNMGTSGCVSFMFDEKGLIVIDKEEVEIDEEELMMLALDAGAEDFAAEEDSFEVVTAPDDFSAVREALEAAGVPMASAEVTMIPQTYTELKSDEDIKKMRKLLDLLDEDDDVQNTYHNWDE from the coding sequence ATGTCAGGACATTCGAAGTTTGCGAATATTAAACACAAGAAGGAAAAAAACGACGCAGCAAAAGGGAAAATTTTTACCATGTTAGGTAGAGAAATTCAAGTGGCGGTAAAGTCAGGTGGACCCGATCCATTGAGTAATGGCAAACTGCGAGATATTATTGCCAAATGTAAATCTAATAATATGCCCAACGATACCATTGATAGAAGTATTAAAAAAGCAGCGGGAAATGAAGAGGGCGTTGAATACGAAACAATAAGATACGAAGGTTATGGACCGGCAGGGGTTGCAGTTATTGTTGAAACCCTTACTGAAAATAGAAATCGTGCTGCTGCAAATGTTAGAAATGCATTTACAAAGGGCGGAGGAAATATGGGAACATCAGGCTGTGTTTCCTTTATGTTTGACGAAAAAGGCTTAATTGTTATTGATAAAGAAGAGGTTGAGATCGATGAGGAAGAGCTGATGATGCTGGCTTTGGATGCGGGCGCCGAAGATTTTGCCGCAGAAGAAGATAGCTTTGAAGTAGTAACTGCCCCTGATGATTTTTCAGCCGTTAGAGAGGCATTGGAAGCAGCAGGAGTACCTATGGCATCTGCTGAGGTAACCATGATTCCGCAGACATATACAGAACTTAAGTCAGATGAAGATATAAAGAAAATGCGAAAGCTTTTGGATTTATTGGATGAGGATGATGATGTTCAAAATACTTACCATAATTGGGATGAATAA